One window from the genome of Acuticoccus sp. I52.16.1 encodes:
- a CDS encoding ArsR/SmtB family transcription factor has protein sequence MEVRTMDAGSSGSGHETLVAALRAAGETTRLRILSLLSDSDLTVKDLTLILGQSQPRISRHLKLLADAGLVARSAEGAFAFYRLADTGAGTRLAEALLAQLDPDDPIHQRDRERRSGIRAAKAAAAADYFATNAEVWDRIRSLHVPEAEVEAAIRAILGEKPIRNLLDVGTGTGRMLELMAPHAQRTLGVDASAAMLSVARANLAKAGVANARLAQDDIYALSAGADRFDVVLIHQVLHYLDDPGRALAEAARALAPGGRLLVVDFAPHTLEELRLKDQHRRLGIADSEMADWLQSAGLVSVATQRLTGADASDTLTVTLWLAKDPRIISDDIRQEEGAYA, from the coding sequence GTGGAAGTGCGCACGATGGATGCCGGCTCCTCCGGTAGTGGACACGAAACGCTCGTCGCGGCTCTGCGGGCCGCGGGCGAGACGACACGCCTGCGCATCCTCTCCCTCCTCAGCGACTCCGATCTGACGGTAAAGGACCTCACGCTCATCCTCGGCCAAAGCCAGCCCCGTATCTCCCGCCACCTCAAGCTGTTGGCGGACGCCGGCCTCGTCGCCCGTTCGGCGGAGGGCGCGTTCGCCTTCTATCGCCTGGCCGACACCGGCGCCGGCACCCGCCTCGCCGAGGCGCTCCTCGCCCAGCTCGACCCCGACGATCCGATCCACCAGCGCGACCGCGAGCGGCGCAGCGGCATCCGTGCCGCCAAGGCCGCCGCCGCGGCGGACTACTTCGCCACCAACGCCGAGGTGTGGGACCGCATCCGCTCCCTCCATGTACCGGAGGCCGAGGTCGAAGCCGCGATCCGCGCCATCCTCGGCGAGAAGCCGATCCGCAACCTGCTCGACGTCGGAACCGGCACCGGCCGGATGCTGGAGCTGATGGCCCCGCACGCCCAGCGCACCCTGGGTGTCGACGCCAGCGCGGCGATGCTCTCGGTGGCGCGCGCCAATCTCGCCAAGGCCGGCGTCGCCAACGCGCGCCTCGCCCAGGACGACATCTACGCCCTCTCCGCGGGCGCCGACCGGTTCGACGTCGTCCTCATCCACCAGGTGCTGCATTATCTCGACGATCCCGGCCGCGCGCTCGCCGAAGCGGCGCGCGCCCTCGCCCCCGGCGGGCGCCTGCTGGTGGTCGACTTCGCCCCCCATACCTTGGAGGAGCTGCGTCTCAAGGACCAGCACCGCCGCCTCGGCATCGCCGACAGCGAGATGGCCGACTGGCTCCAGAGCGCCGGTCTCGTCAGCGTCGCCACCCAGCGCCTCACCGGCGCGGACGCCAGCGACACGCTCACCGTCACCCTGTGGCTCGCCAAGGACCCCCGCATCATTTCCGACGACATTCGCCAAGAGGAAGGCGCCTACGCATGA
- the metF gene encoding methylenetetrahydrofolate reductase [NAD(P)H], producing the protein MTRVSFEFFPPKSDAMEETLWATIKKLEPLEPDFVSVTYGAGGSTRERTHRTVKRIADETNLKAAAHLTCVAASKEEVNAVIHDYWDAGVRHIVALRGDMPEGPGTPYQAHADGYANGAELTAGIKAIAPFEVSVGCYPECHPDSADWEADIDMLEQKVDAGADRAITQFFFDNALFDAYRERIAKRGIEVNLVPGIMAVHSFKQVKRFADMCGASVPDRLASRFEGLEDDAEQRMLVSAAIAAEQVLDLQARGVDTFHFYTMNRAELVYALCRLIGINPATQPAAAA; encoded by the coding sequence ATGACCCGGGTTTCGTTCGAGTTCTTCCCCCCCAAATCCGACGCCATGGAAGAGACGCTTTGGGCCACCATCAAGAAGCTGGAGCCGCTGGAGCCGGATTTCGTCTCGGTCACCTACGGCGCGGGCGGCTCGACGCGTGAGCGCACCCACCGCACGGTGAAGCGCATCGCCGACGAGACGAACCTCAAGGCCGCCGCCCACCTCACCTGCGTCGCCGCTTCCAAGGAGGAGGTGAACGCCGTCATCCACGACTATTGGGACGCGGGCGTGCGCCACATCGTGGCCCTGCGCGGCGACATGCCCGAGGGGCCCGGCACCCCCTATCAGGCGCACGCCGACGGCTACGCCAACGGTGCCGAGCTGACCGCCGGCATCAAGGCGATCGCCCCGTTCGAGGTGTCCGTCGGCTGCTACCCCGAGTGCCACCCCGACTCGGCCGACTGGGAGGCCGACATCGACATGCTGGAGCAGAAGGTCGACGCCGGCGCCGACCGCGCGATCACCCAGTTCTTCTTCGACAACGCGCTGTTCGATGCCTACCGCGAGCGCATCGCCAAACGCGGCATCGAGGTGAACCTCGTGCCGGGGATCATGGCGGTGCACTCCTTCAAGCAGGTGAAGCGCTTCGCCGACATGTGCGGCGCCTCGGTGCCGGACCGCCTCGCCTCGCGCTTCGAGGGCCTCGAGGACGACGCCGAGCAGCGCATGCTGGTGTCCGCCGCCATCGCCGCCGAGCAGGTGCTCGACCTGCAGGCCCGCGGTGTCGACACCTTCCATTTTTATACGATGAACCGCGCCGAGCTCGTCTACGCGCTGTGCCGCCTCATCGGGATCAACCCGGCGACGCAGCCGGCCGCCGCGGC